One Ostrea edulis chromosome 2, xbOstEdul1.1, whole genome shotgun sequence genomic region harbors:
- the LOC125663458 gene encoding vacuolar ATPase assembly integral membrane protein vma21-like, with amino-acid sequence MADDLRSRMMTDEAKTNSVMKTMILFSLSMIFFPVFLYFFSKSVFFEAMMGITSQDSSFYAAFVSIGTVHIILGLFLYTAFTEDTSRSSDLKTE; translated from the exons ATGGCAGACGATCTACGAAGCAG GATGATGACTGATGAGGCGAAGACAAACAGTGTGATGAAGACCATGATCCTCTTCAGTTTGTCCATGATCTTCTTCCCCGTTTTCTTGTACTTCTTCTCCAAAAGTGTGTTCTTTGAAG caaTGATGGGGATCACAAGTCAAGACAGCTCTTTCTATGCAGCATTTGTTTCCATAGGAACAGTGCATATTATTCTTGGACTATTTCTGTACACTGCATTTACAGAGGATACTTCTAGGTCTTCAGACTTGAAGACAGAGTAG
- the LOC125681493 gene encoding methylmalonic aciduria type A protein, mitochondrial-like isoform X2, translating into MSGDSGLSGPPGTGKSTFIETFGKFLTERDHKVAVLAVDPSSSRTGGSLLGDKTRMPELSRDMNAFIRASPSRGTLGGVTRTTNEAVLVCEAAGYDIILIETIGVGQTEFVVADMVDMFCLLIPPAGGDELQGIKKGIVEVADLVVVNKCDGDLVNAAQIIQSEYISALKFIRKMNPLWSPQVLRISSLTKMGIPSLWDNMCEFRQIMSVAGELDRKRADQKKIWMWNYIKDNIMDLFRSHPVVKEKIATMEERVSHGVLTPGEAADVLLKDFMKD; encoded by the exons ATGTcgggtgactcag GACTCTCTGGACCCCCAGGAACAGGAAAGAGCACTTTTATCGAGACATTTGGAAAATTTCTTACTGAAAGAGATCACAAGGTGGCTGTGCTGGCTGTAGATCCTTCCTCATCACGTACTGGGG GTTCTCTGCTTGGTGATAAAACCCGAATGCCTGAATTGTCTCGAGATATGAATGCTTTTATCCGTGCCTCTCCATCCAGAGGAACTCTGGGAGGGGTTACGAGGACAACCAATGAAGCTGTGTTAGTTTGTGAAGCAGCAGGATATGACATCATCCTTATTGAAACAATTG GAGTTGGACAAACAGAGTTCGTTGTGGCAGATATGGTGGACATGTTCTGCCTGCTGATTCCTCCTGCTGGTGGAGATGAACTTCAAG GTATAAAGAAGGGAATTGTGGAGGTGGCTGACCTGGTTGTGGTCAATAAATGTGATGGTGACCTGGTGAATGCTGCTCAGATTATTCAGAGTGAATACATTAGTGCCCTAAAGTTTATCAGGAAGATGAACCCTCTCTGGAGCCCACAG GTATTAAGAATATCATCACTAACGAAGATGGGGATTCCATCCCTGTGGGACAATATGTGTGAATTCCGACAGATCATGTCTGTAGCGGGTGAGCTGGACAGAAAACGGGCAGACCAGAAGAAGATCTGGATGTGGAACTACATCAAAGACAACATTATGGACCTGTTCCGTTCCCATCCAGTGGTAAAGGAGAAGATTGCCACGATGGAGGAGAGGGTGTCCCACGGAGTCCTTACCCCGGGAGAAGCAGCAGACGTGTTGCTGAAGGACTTCATGAAAGACTGA
- the LOC125681493 gene encoding methylmalonic aciduria type A protein, mitochondrial-like isoform X1: MLVMRSGSKIFKTLCSSASIKTRCKHSLTNSVDRYFDLRNNSKRKDENISTEYFRKKTKNAFFARPSFLHTESLEKGILIEPDEYVQNIFDGLKNEDRGSLARAITLVETSNPQKKVQAKALLNLILHDQEISAVHSLKGPPTFRIGLSGPPGTGKSTFIETFGKFLTERDHKVAVLAVDPSSSRTGGSLLGDKTRMPELSRDMNAFIRASPSRGTLGGVTRTTNEAVLVCEAAGYDIILIETIGVGQTEFVVADMVDMFCLLIPPAGGDELQGIKKGIVEVADLVVVNKCDGDLVNAAQIIQSEYISALKFIRKMNPLWSPQVLRISSLTKMGIPSLWDNMCEFRQIMSVAGELDRKRADQKKIWMWNYIKDNIMDLFRSHPVVKEKIATMEERVSHGVLTPGEAADVLLKDFMKD, translated from the exons ATGCTGGTTATGAGAAGTGGATCCaagattttcaaaactttgtgCAGTTCTGCatcaataaaaacaagatgtaaACACTCTCTCACAAACTCTGTAGATAGATATTTCGATCTCAGGAATAACTCAAAAAGAAAGGATGAAAACATTTCTACAGAGTATTTCAGAAAGAAGacaaaaaatgcattttttgcACGCCCATCGTTTTTGCACACAGAATCTTTGGAGAAAGGCATCCTGATTGAGCCCGATGAATATGTGCAAAATATCTTTGATGGATTGAAAAATGAAGACAGGGGAAGTTTAGCGAGAGCCATAACTCTTGTAGAGACTAGCAACCCACAGAAGAAAGTGCAAGCTAAAGCTTTACTGAATTTAATTCTACACGATCAGGAAATCTCTGCAGTTCATTCTTTGAAGGGTCCACCGACCTTCAGAATAG GACTCTCTGGACCCCCAGGAACAGGAAAGAGCACTTTTATCGAGACATTTGGAAAATTTCTTACTGAAAGAGATCACAAGGTGGCTGTGCTGGCTGTAGATCCTTCCTCATCACGTACTGGGG GTTCTCTGCTTGGTGATAAAACCCGAATGCCTGAATTGTCTCGAGATATGAATGCTTTTATCCGTGCCTCTCCATCCAGAGGAACTCTGGGAGGGGTTACGAGGACAACCAATGAAGCTGTGTTAGTTTGTGAAGCAGCAGGATATGACATCATCCTTATTGAAACAATTG GAGTTGGACAAACAGAGTTCGTTGTGGCAGATATGGTGGACATGTTCTGCCTGCTGATTCCTCCTGCTGGTGGAGATGAACTTCAAG GTATAAAGAAGGGAATTGTGGAGGTGGCTGACCTGGTTGTGGTCAATAAATGTGATGGTGACCTGGTGAATGCTGCTCAGATTATTCAGAGTGAATACATTAGTGCCCTAAAGTTTATCAGGAAGATGAACCCTCTCTGGAGCCCACAG GTATTAAGAATATCATCACTAACGAAGATGGGGATTCCATCCCTGTGGGACAATATGTGTGAATTCCGACAGATCATGTCTGTAGCGGGTGAGCTGGACAGAAAACGGGCAGACCAGAAGAAGATCTGGATGTGGAACTACATCAAAGACAACATTATGGACCTGTTCCGTTCCCATCCAGTGGTAAAGGAGAAGATTGCCACGATGGAGGAGAGGGTGTCCCACGGAGTCCTTACCCCGGGAGAAGCAGCAGACGTGTTGCTGAAGGACTTCATGAAAGACTGA